A stretch of the Nerophis ophidion isolate RoL-2023_Sa linkage group LG29, RoL_Noph_v1.0, whole genome shotgun sequence genome encodes the following:
- the lbx2 gene encoding transcription factor LBX2 — protein MTSCSKKKMKVCPSGPEERRRLPLETLHSGPEERRRLPLETLHSGPEERRRLPLERLPPPANSNKPLTPFSIEDILNKPNCKKKSSSSSSSSSSSSSSSSSSSSSSSGGPPTLLQKLSASHAARGGLSSPSSPLCALEELASKTFKGLEVNVIQAAQGGEQLTCLGQRQNSKKRRKSRTAFTNHQIYELEKRFLYQKYLSPADRDNIAQQLGLSNAQVITWFQNRRAKLKRDLEEMKADVESLKKITPQTLHKLVAMDQVGEHQVGEHQVGEHQVGEHQVGEERAGPCEAHLQSPSSSRGRTTDEFSEDDEEIEVDD, from the exons ATGACGTCCTGCAGCAAGAAGAAGATGAAAGTCTGTCCTTCTGGGCCGGAGGAGCGCAGGAGACTGCCGCTGGAGACACTTCATTCTGGGCCGGAGGAGCGCAGGAGACTGCCGCTGGAGACACTTCATTCTGGGCCGGAGGAGCGCAGGAGACTGCCGCTGGAGAGACTTCCTCCACCCGCCAACTCCAACAAGCCGCTCACACCTTTCAGCATCGAAGACATTCTTAACAAACCCAACTGCAAGAAGAaatcttcttcttcgtcttcttcttcttcttcttcttcctcctcctcgtcttcttcttcctcttcctcttcggGCGGTCCGCCGACCTTGTTGCAAAAGTTGTCCGCTTCGCATGCGGCCCGCGGCGGCCTCAGCTCGCCCTCATCGCCGCTGTGCGCTCTGGAAGAACTTGCTAGTAAAACTTTCAAAGGACTTGAAGTCAACGTCATTCAAGCCGCTCAAG GTGGCGAGCAGCTGACGTGTTTGGGCCAAAGACAGAACTCCAAGAAGAGGAGAAAGTCCCGGACGGCCTTCACCAACCATCAGATCTACGAGCTGGAGAAGCGCTTCCTGTACCAGAAGTACCTGTCCCCCGCGGACCGGGACAACATTGCGCAACAGCTGGGCCTCTCCAACGCCCAGGTCATCACGTGGTTCCAGAACCGGCGCGCCAAGCTCAAGCGGGACTTGGAGGAGATGAAGGCGGACGTGGAGTCTCTGAAGAAGATCACACCTCAGACTCTGCACAAGCTGGTGGCCATGGACCAGGTGGGGGAGCACCAGGTGGGGGAGCACCAGGTGGGGGAGCACCAGGTGGGGGAGCACCAGGTGGGGGAGGAGCGGGCGGGACCGTGCGAGGCACACCTGCAGTCGCCGTCTTCCTCCAGAGGTCGAACTACTGACGAGTTCTCGGAGGACGACGAGGAGATCGAAGTGGATGATTGA